From Paenibacillus graminis:
GCACTCTGTGGGTTGGCATCCATAAGATTAGCCCGCCTTTACCATAAGTTTTTTGTAGTATTCCCACAATTCCCTTGTATATTAGCCGGAGACAGCCTTCCAGTCAGCAAAAAAGCCCGCTTTTCCCCGTGAAGGATGAAAGTAGGCTTTGGCTTTAGTTGATTTTCGGCGAGCTGCGAATTCATGATTTTAACAATTCTTGTCCAACATGATCTGTGCTATAATGAACCCAAATTACACCGATGAAGACTTCCCCTCCCACATCCATCATCCATCGATAATTTATTCAATAGCTGAGGAGCTGTGACGATGAGTGACCCTATTCTCCAGCAGATACTAACCGCGTTAACAGGCGTACAGAGTGATTTGAATGAGATGAAATCGAAAATCGCCAGCATCAAAGAGGATACCAAGCTGATTCCGTTGATCCAGCAAGCTGTATCGGAAGTGAACGCTGAGGTAATCGCAACCCGTGACACCATTGAGCGCATCGAGGAAACACTGCGGGGACATGACGTAACGCTTGATTTGCTGTCCAGAAGATCTATCGATCAGGAAGCCGCTTGAAGCGGATTAAATAACCTCTCTGCATATCTTATCCACGTGGTTGCCTTGATACGGCAGCCGCTTTTTTTTTGGGCCAAACCCGATCAGGCCACCTTCCCGGCGCTAATCTTGAACGGCTCTGCAGTGATTTCGAAACCGTCTCCTCCCAGGAGACATATATCTTCCGTCCAGGAACAATTCCCTTTATTTACGCAAATAATTCACATATTTCTGTCTTTTTCAGGCGGACACACCTTTTAAAATCATTTTATTGTGTTATAATGAAAGCGTAACCAAAGGAGCTGTGAACAATAGATTTCATCGCCCAAGGAGGATGGAAGAAATGCTGGCAGGACTGAAAGAACTTAAGAATTGGGTAGCGGGAATGTGGCAGCCATGGATGACCTCAGAGGAAGAGGACTACTGGAAAATCGAATATTCGGCAGAGCGCCATCTGCACACTCCGCCATCACCAAGCCCGCTTACCTACCAGGAAGAAGCACGCATCAAATCCGTGAAATACCACTAACCCACTACTAACGAGATATATTTACTCCTATAATGCCTTAAGCATAAAACCGCGTATGCCGGAGAAATTCCGGTCTATGCGGTTTTTTAATATAGATTGATAATGGATCGGGAACAGCCCCCAGGTGCACTGCAGCAACAAAAAACCTCCCTTCATCCCAAAGGATAAAAGAAGGCATAAACGCGTCGCTTCAGAAGCAAGGAGCTAGATCTTCAGCTCCCCAAGCTTAATCAGCTCGACAACCGCTTGCGAACGGCCTTTGACGTTTAGTTTTTGCATGACGTTGGAGATGTGGTTGCGGACGGTTTTTTCGCTGATGAATAACAATCCGGCAATATCCCGTGTTGTTTT
This genomic window contains:
- a CDS encoding helix-turn-helix domain-containing protein, translated to MKGNEHHSKFLLTHREREVFELLVQDKTTRDIAGLLFISEKTVRNHISNVMQKLNVKGRSQAVVELIKLGELKI